TGACCGCATACACTCGGGAAGCCATGGCCGGCAAAccactatatatatttatattatcatcttttcttttcaccTCTTAAATCCCCATCACGCATATTACTTGCGAGTTCTTTCAGCTTAAATTCCTTCTgttcattttgaattttatacatattcCAAATGGCACAGGTACAATATTCAGCTCTATCCATGTATTCCTTACGTATGGCTTAACTGTTTTAATCTGTTTTGATGTATTGAAAGAGATGTgtataagaatataatttttggTTTTCCACTGTTTCTCAAATAACATATACAGAAGGTAGTGCTGAAGATCATGACCATGAATGATGAAAAAACAAAGCAGAAAGCCATAAAAGCTGTTGCTGACATTTATGGTACCAACTCTTCCCATGCcttaattataaattctttcatttctttgctTTGTATCAAAAACATCCTTCCTTAGTTACAGTATTAGTAGCTTGTTGGTTACTTGtgtgtatttattaaataactgCAGGAGTAGATTCAATTGAAGCTGATACAAAGGAGCAGAAGCTGACCATTATAGGGGAAATGGATACAATTGCCATAGCAAAGAAACTGAAGAAAATAGGAAAGATGGACATTGTATCAGTTGGCCCAGCtaaagaagacaaaaaagatgaaaagaaagaagataataaatgatgttaatttattgtaaattaGGTTTGAATTTCAAACAGCAAATCTCAGAagttataataatatacatttcTTTGGGCTCTGAGTTCACACGCATTGATGGTGGTGTTCTTTGAATTAGGTTTAGGGATTTATTATCTTGTAAGACATGGCATTTCAGCCTGGCCCGAAACCCATAATTCAAGTCCGATCCGATACTGTAGCATTATGAGTTGAACCAATAGATCTTTCAGGCTAGGTCATGGACTTTAATATTAAGTCCATGGTCAGCCCAGCTTGGTTTAatactgtttaaaaatttaaaagaaaaaaaataagggtGGAAGCTAGGCATCTGTTTGTGGgcaattacttttttttttaatttttttatataaattaattaaaatcttttttatttctaattttatttataaatctctcgatctcaattctttcattatatttttaatgttattttattttatcaactctttttcaaaagttgtctaaatttataaataataattttttatatctataattttatttctattttattattacaaaatattacaaacggattcaatatcaaatgaatccaatgtcaaatgaattcagaaatttggATGTTATGGTCAAATAGATAAATGgtatggtgtatatatatattttttatatttgtaattatatagtatgtaaattaatttatttatactatgttataaacttataatatttttatcatgtaactaTGATATTCTTTCGTCATAAGTAAGagattataaatgaaatatttgagatattaccctcagttttaataattaaaaaataattggtgtttaaaaatattaattaaaattaaaaaaagtttaaatgggTCGGTCTGATTAAAGCCTGTGGGTTGGCCCGTTTAAAGTCTGGCCTTATATATAGGGTCAAGCCTTAGGCTAAAAAAATCATGGGTTTGCCCGGTCTGAAGGCCTATTACTGTGTTCGCCTAAGGCTTGACCTGACTAATGAGCCCGACGGGTCGTGCTAGAGTCAGCTCTACCCGACTCATTGAAATCTCTATATGATGATTTGGGAAACATATCTTAGAATTTAGAGATCTCTTTTCATTTGAAATTGTTCTGTTAATAGGTTTACCCTTTGAAGATCATGCATTGGCATTCCAAGGGTAATATAATACAACACTTACCATGAATTTGTCAATTAAATTGGGAACGTTAGGGGTAATAAAGCcatttcactttaaaattatgtctagaaaattggaaaatttttatttccctCTAGTTAtgtataagtttaaaaaataggtttcaaaaagtaataaatacatataaacattttttattaatttattcatacaaactgatataataatatgtgattaattaatatacttgttttttttttttcactttaaatcaaccaataatatgttattacatcactttgtattattaaatttaaactcgcattaaaaaatattaaaacaataatattttatatataaataataatatttgtaagTAAACTGACTGGTGAACCTTAATTTatcagaaaatttttaaataaatacaattaaaatttcaaacttagtaatatttatttaa
Above is a genomic segment from Mangifera indica cultivar Alphonso chromosome 3, CATAS_Mindica_2.1, whole genome shotgun sequence containing:
- the LOC123210721 gene encoding heavy metal-associated isoprenylated plant protein 39-like, giving the protein MAQKVVLKIMTMNDEKTKQKAIKAVADIYGVDSIEADTKEQKLTIIGEMDTIAIAKKLKKIGKMDIVSVGPAKEDKKDEKKEEFTL